A stretch of the Dyella telluris genome encodes the following:
- a CDS encoding alpha/beta fold hydrolase, giving the protein MKKTFVAWMLAASTLLCVGASAQTSKPMQKPVIVLVHGAFADASSWNGVVNILHKDGYFVIAAANPLRGAKSDGAYIGSLVGDLKQPVVLVGHSYGGNVITEAANGHANVKALVYVSAFAPDTGETLGELTGKFPGSSLGQSLAPPADLADGGKDLYILQDKFHAQFAADVPAANAALMAATQRPLQQAALDEKAGTPAWKSISSWWIYGDADKNIPPAAMAFMAKRAAAKDVVVVKGASHVVMVSHPDAVAHLIEKAASN; this is encoded by the coding sequence ATGAAGAAGACCTTCGTCGCATGGATGCTGGCGGCATCCACCCTGCTGTGCGTGGGCGCCTCCGCGCAAACGTCCAAGCCCATGCAGAAGCCGGTGATTGTGCTGGTGCATGGCGCCTTTGCCGATGCGTCAAGCTGGAACGGCGTCGTCAACATCCTGCACAAGGACGGCTACTTTGTTATTGCCGCCGCCAACCCCCTGCGCGGCGCAAAGAGCGACGGCGCCTACATCGGCAGCCTTGTGGGCGACCTGAAGCAGCCCGTGGTGCTCGTAGGGCATTCCTACGGCGGCAACGTCATCACGGAGGCTGCCAATGGCCACGCCAACGTGAAGGCGCTGGTCTACGTCAGCGCGTTCGCGCCGGATACCGGTGAAACTCTGGGCGAACTGACCGGCAAATTCCCGGGCAGCTCGCTCGGCCAGTCCCTGGCACCGCCGGCGGATCTCGCCGATGGCGGCAAGGACCTGTACATCCTCCAGGACAAGTTCCACGCGCAGTTCGCCGCTGACGTGCCGGCCGCGAACGCTGCGTTGATGGCCGCCACGCAACGTCCCTTGCAGCAAGCCGCTCTTGATGAGAAGGCGGGTACTCCCGCATGGAAGAGCATTTCCTCCTGGTGGATCTACGGCGATGCGGACAAGAACATCCCCCCGGCAGCCATGGCGTTCATGGCCAAACGCGCAGCAGCCAAGGATGTGGTGGTGGTGAAGGGCGCATCGCACGTCGTCATGGTTTCTCATCCGGACGCAGTGGCCCACCTGATTGAGAAGGCCGCGTCGAATTGA
- a CDS encoding efflux transporter outer membrane subunit, translated as MAACAVGPDFKRPAAPEVSQYTSKPVTSTVATEQVAGGEAQRFASGGDIPGDWWTLFHSRPLNDLIEQSLANNHDLKAAQAALSVARENVLAQRGSYYPSVTGTFSASRQKQSESISPTPNSNTFQYNLFTPQVNVSYAPDIFGLNRRTMESVKAQEQAVRYQMIATQITLSTNVVAAAVQLASLQGQVDATRELVDINTHMVQILRDQSTKGYASGLDLATQESQLAQVNATLPPLLKQLAQQRDLLDVLVGQYPGQAPDQSFDLAGLQLPQELPVSLPSTLVAQRPDVLQAEANMHAASAQIGIAVANRLPNIVLSANAGSTALAMHQLFTSGTGFWGIGADITAPIFQGGTLLHQERAARAAYVEAAEQYRSTVMGAFQNVADSLVALEQDAAGLKAAAAAEVAARHALDLSERQWKAGYADYLSLLSAEQTYQQARITLVQAQASRYADTAALFQALGGGWWNRADLARDNNEK; from the coding sequence GTGGCCGCTTGCGCAGTGGGGCCGGACTTCAAGCGCCCCGCGGCGCCAGAGGTCAGCCAGTACACATCAAAGCCGGTAACCAGCACCGTGGCGACCGAGCAGGTGGCCGGCGGCGAAGCACAGCGCTTTGCCAGCGGGGGCGATATTCCTGGCGACTGGTGGACGCTGTTTCACTCGCGGCCGCTCAATGACCTGATCGAACAATCCCTGGCCAACAACCATGACCTCAAAGCGGCGCAGGCGGCGCTGTCGGTGGCAAGGGAAAATGTGCTCGCGCAACGTGGCAGCTATTACCCGAGCGTGACCGGAACCTTCTCTGCCAGCCGCCAGAAGCAGTCGGAGTCCATCTCGCCGACGCCCAACTCGAACACCTTTCAGTACAACCTGTTCACGCCGCAGGTCAATGTTTCCTATGCGCCCGATATCTTCGGCCTCAATCGCAGGACGATGGAGTCGGTAAAGGCGCAGGAACAGGCCGTGCGCTACCAGATGATCGCCACGCAGATCACCCTGAGCACCAACGTGGTGGCTGCCGCCGTGCAGCTCGCTTCGTTGCAGGGCCAGGTGGATGCGACGCGCGAGCTGGTGGATATCAACACGCACATGGTGCAGATCCTTCGCGATCAGTCCACCAAGGGTTACGCCAGCGGGTTGGATCTGGCCACTCAGGAATCGCAGCTTGCCCAGGTCAATGCGACGCTGCCGCCGCTGCTTAAGCAACTGGCACAACAGCGTGACTTGCTTGACGTGCTGGTCGGGCAGTACCCGGGACAGGCGCCAGACCAATCGTTCGACCTGGCAGGGCTCCAGTTGCCGCAGGAGCTTCCGGTCAGCCTTCCGTCGACCCTCGTGGCACAGCGCCCCGACGTGCTCCAGGCGGAGGCCAACATGCATGCGGCCAGCGCGCAGATCGGCATTGCCGTCGCCAATCGCCTGCCCAACATCGTGTTGAGCGCGAACGCGGGCAGTACGGCGTTGGCCATGCATCAATTGTTTACCTCAGGCACGGGCTTCTGGGGGATTGGCGCGGACATTACGGCCCCGATCTTTCAGGGCGGCACGCTGCTGCACCAGGAGCGCGCCGCGAGGGCGGCCTACGTGGAGGCGGCGGAGCAATATCGCAGCACGGTGATGGGTGCTTTCCAGAACGTAGCCGACTCGCTCGTCGCGCTGGAACAGGATGCGGCTGGGCTCAAGGCTGCCGCGGCCGCCGAGGTGGCCGCCAGGCACGCGCTGGATCTGTCGGAACGTCAATGGAAGGCCGGCTACGCGGACTACCTTTCGCTGTTGAGTGCGGAACAGACCTACCAGCAAGCGCGTATCACCCTGGTGCAGGCTCAGGCCAGCCGCTATGCCGACACGGCGGCGCTGTTCCAGGCACTTGGGGGTGGATGGTGGAATCGCGCGGATCTAGCCCGGGACAACAATGAAAAATAA
- a CDS encoding efflux RND transporter permease subunit, translated as MSDQFPSTESPSRAASIMNRVVTASLGQPFLVLLLTLLLVGAGAHSLKRLPVDAYPDLSPPIVEIITQWPGHAAEEVERLITVPVELGMNGVPKTTITRSISLYGLSDVILTYETGTDNNFARQEVFNRLGDLTLPSGVTPSVSPLSAPSGLIYRYVLQSTDRSPMDLKTLEAWTVEPQYKAVPGVADDSGFGGGTMQYQVLLDQTKIAAVGLSAVQVEAALSANNANAGGGFYSQGGQFYYVRGAGRMETLEDIGNVVVAVHNGVPVLVKDVGRVVIGIAPRLGEFGYEKQDDAVEGVILLRTGEKTQDVLKRVEAKTRQLNDEILPKDVKVVPFYDRVDLITLTTKIVEDNLLRGMLLVVVVLIFFLYDVRAGLIVATTIPLALLFAFICLDMQRASANLLSIGAVDFGILVDAAVVMVENIFRQIADRHGGPLNVKEIIRDAAAEVDRPLFYAVAVIVVSFLPIYVLSGPSGTLFKPMADTMIFALVGSLVITLTLLPVLCAVFMRKGVKERRNRIFEAIKSLYAKGLDACLARPWMTAAASTVVLLLSLLLIPRIGAEFMPQLDEGALWVRATMPYTISFEEASKITPKLREVLRSFPEVTTVASELGRPDDGTDSTGFFNVEFYVGLKPYSEWKGSYRDKAALIQAINQKLQAFPGIIFNYTQPAEDAVDEAETGLKSALAVKVFGSDLTTLEQKGKSIKKVLENVRGIHDVTLVQELGQPSLSIKINREKIARYGLNVSDINGLIQTAIGGDVATQVVQGEKQFDLVVRLEEKYRDNPDEIRNILVTTPDGQQIALKEFADIQEISGASFIYRENNSRYIGVQFSVEGRDLAGAVEDAIQQVNGKVKLPQGYRLDWGGEYTEYTASRAQLNVILPLTLALIFLLLFTLYSNFKFPFITVLGVLLSAPVGGIVALWITGTPFSVSSGIGFLALFGVSVQTAVVYISYVNELRRGGTRLEDAIREGAILRLRPIMMTALVAALGLLPAALATGVGTDTQRPFALVIVSGLFTRLLISVFLMPVLYTLVARPDDRLEV; from the coding sequence ATGAGCGACCAGTTTCCTTCCACGGAGTCGCCCTCGCGCGCGGCATCGATCATGAACCGCGTGGTGACCGCGTCGCTGGGTCAGCCCTTTCTCGTCCTGCTGCTGACGCTGCTGCTGGTGGGCGCGGGCGCGCATTCGCTGAAGCGCTTGCCCGTAGATGCCTATCCCGACCTTTCGCCGCCCATCGTGGAAATCATCACGCAGTGGCCGGGGCATGCCGCCGAAGAAGTGGAGCGGTTGATTACCGTGCCGGTCGAGCTGGGCATGAATGGCGTGCCCAAGACCACCATCACGCGCTCCATCTCGCTCTATGGCTTGTCCGACGTCATCCTTACTTACGAGACGGGCACGGACAACAACTTTGCCCGACAGGAGGTGTTCAACCGCCTGGGTGACCTGACCCTGCCCAGTGGCGTAACGCCCTCGGTATCGCCGCTATCGGCGCCGTCGGGACTGATCTATCGCTATGTGCTGCAAAGCACCGACCGTTCACCGATGGACCTCAAGACACTGGAGGCATGGACGGTCGAACCGCAGTACAAGGCCGTGCCGGGCGTGGCGGATGACTCCGGGTTCGGTGGCGGCACCATGCAATACCAGGTGCTGCTGGACCAGACCAAGATCGCGGCGGTCGGTTTGTCCGCGGTGCAGGTGGAGGCGGCGCTGAGCGCCAACAATGCCAATGCCGGTGGCGGCTTCTATTCGCAAGGCGGCCAGTTCTATTACGTGCGCGGGGCAGGGCGCATGGAAACGCTGGAAGACATCGGCAACGTGGTGGTTGCCGTACACAACGGCGTTCCAGTGCTGGTGAAGGATGTGGGCCGGGTGGTTATCGGCATCGCTCCGCGCCTTGGCGAGTTCGGTTACGAAAAGCAGGACGACGCCGTTGAGGGCGTGATCCTGTTGCGCACGGGCGAGAAGACCCAGGATGTGCTGAAGCGGGTCGAGGCGAAAACCAGGCAGCTCAACGACGAAATACTGCCCAAGGACGTGAAGGTTGTCCCGTTCTATGACCGCGTGGACCTGATCACGCTGACCACCAAGATCGTCGAAGACAATCTGCTGCGCGGCATGTTGCTGGTCGTGGTGGTGCTGATCTTCTTCCTCTACGACGTCCGTGCGGGCCTGATCGTTGCCACCACGATTCCGCTGGCGCTGTTGTTTGCCTTCATCTGCCTGGACATGCAGCGGGCCTCGGCCAACCTGCTGTCCATTGGCGCGGTGGACTTCGGCATTCTTGTCGACGCCGCCGTGGTCATGGTGGAGAACATCTTCCGGCAGATTGCCGATCGCCATGGCGGCCCGCTCAACGTCAAGGAGATCATCCGGGATGCCGCCGCCGAGGTGGACCGCCCCTTGTTCTATGCGGTGGCGGTGATCGTGGTGAGTTTCCTGCCGATCTATGTGTTGTCCGGCCCGTCAGGCACGTTGTTCAAGCCCATGGCCGACACGATGATCTTTGCGCTGGTCGGCTCCCTGGTGATCACCTTGACCCTGCTGCCGGTGCTCTGCGCCGTATTCATGCGCAAGGGTGTGAAAGAGCGGCGCAACCGTATATTCGAGGCGATCAAGTCGCTCTACGCCAAGGGTCTCGACGCCTGCCTCGCGCGGCCATGGATGACGGCGGCGGCCTCCACCGTGGTGCTGCTGCTGTCGCTGCTGCTCATTCCGCGCATTGGCGCCGAGTTCATGCCGCAACTGGATGAAGGTGCGTTGTGGGTGCGTGCAACGATGCCGTACACCATCTCGTTCGAGGAAGCGTCGAAGATCACGCCCAAACTGCGCGAGGTGTTGCGCTCGTTTCCCGAAGTGACCACGGTGGCCTCCGAACTGGGCCGCCCGGATGACGGCACGGATTCCACGGGCTTCTTCAACGTGGAGTTCTATGTCGGCCTCAAGCCTTACTCCGAGTGGAAGGGTTCGTACCGTGACAAGGCTGCGTTGATCCAAGCCATCAACCAGAAACTCCAGGCGTTCCCCGGCATCATCTTCAACTACACCCAGCCTGCCGAGGATGCGGTGGACGAGGCGGAAACCGGCCTGAAGAGTGCGCTGGCCGTGAAGGTGTTCGGATCTGACCTGACCACGCTGGAGCAGAAGGGAAAGAGCATCAAGAAGGTGCTGGAGAACGTGCGCGGCATCCACGACGTCACCCTGGTGCAGGAGCTTGGGCAGCCCAGCCTGAGCATCAAGATCAATCGTGAAAAGATCGCCCGCTACGGCCTGAACGTTTCGGACATCAATGGCCTGATCCAGACGGCGATCGGTGGCGACGTGGCCACCCAAGTGGTCCAGGGCGAGAAGCAGTTCGATCTGGTGGTGCGGCTCGAAGAGAAATACCGGGACAATCCGGACGAGATCCGGAACATCCTGGTGACGACGCCTGACGGCCAGCAGATAGCGCTGAAAGAGTTTGCCGACATCCAGGAGATCAGCGGTGCGTCTTTCATCTATCGCGAGAACAACTCCCGCTATATCGGCGTGCAGTTCTCCGTTGAAGGGCGAGATCTGGCAGGCGCGGTGGAAGACGCGATCCAGCAGGTCAACGGCAAGGTCAAGCTGCCGCAAGGCTATCGGCTCGACTGGGGCGGCGAGTACACCGAATACACCGCATCGCGAGCCCAGTTGAATGTCATCCTGCCGTTGACGCTTGCCTTGATCTTCCTGCTGCTCTTCACGCTTTACAGCAACTTCAAGTTCCCTTTCATCACCGTGCTGGGTGTGCTCTTGTCAGCGCCCGTCGGCGGCATCGTGGCGCTGTGGATCACGGGGACGCCGTTCTCGGTGTCGTCGGGCATTGGCTTTCTGGCCCTGTTTGGCGTGTCGGTGCAGACGGCCGTGGTCTACATCTCGTACGTCAATGAACTTCGTCGCGGTGGAACCCGCCTCGAGGATGCCATTCGCGAGGGCGCGATTCTTCGACTGCGGCCGATCATGATGACGGCGCTGGTGGCCGCACTGGGCCTGTTGCCCGCGGCGCTCGCCACCGGCGTGGGTACGGACACCCAGCGACCCTTCGCGCTGGTGATCGTCAGCGGCCTGTTTACGCGACTGTTGATCAGTGTGTTCCTGATGCCCGTGCTCTATACGCTGGTCGCACGCCCGGACGACCGGCTCGAGGTATGA
- a CDS encoding efflux RND transporter periplasmic adaptor subunit, with product MVGCSGKTAEDAPAASATPVNVTLTPEQRKHIHLYDVVSAGYHRTVEATGSVDFNNDHATAVLAPISGPVSRLLVDIGDHVKQGDALALVDSPDYAAAVTTYRKALTTAHTARRLADLEKDLVAHQGVAKREEDQAETDAANADADVDAALKTLVSLNVDPKVIKDIEQGKPIGPLHGVIRSPTAGIVVDRQITSGQLLQAGTTPCFTVADISQVWVMAQVADADVASVKPGDSAQIETGADAQPLVGTVSRISPMVDPNTRLVPVRIVVDNAQGLLKKQAYVGVQIHSRQEAHGLLVPVSALLRDDENLPFVYVVDPDGSFARRRVSLGHRTGDQFDIPTGLKAGEKVVVDGGIFVQFMQNQ from the coding sequence ATGGTCGGGTGTTCCGGCAAGACCGCTGAGGATGCGCCCGCCGCATCCGCCACGCCGGTCAACGTGACGCTCACGCCGGAGCAGCGCAAGCACATCCACCTGTACGACGTCGTGAGTGCCGGCTACCACCGAACGGTGGAGGCCACGGGCTCCGTGGATTTCAACAACGACCACGCAACGGCCGTGCTGGCGCCAATTTCCGGCCCGGTGTCGCGCCTGCTGGTCGATATCGGCGATCACGTGAAGCAGGGCGATGCACTCGCGCTGGTGGATTCGCCCGATTACGCCGCGGCCGTCACCACGTATCGCAAGGCGTTGACCACAGCACACACGGCCCGGCGACTGGCTGATCTGGAAAAGGATCTGGTCGCGCATCAGGGCGTTGCCAAGCGTGAAGAAGATCAGGCAGAGACCGATGCCGCCAACGCCGACGCGGACGTCGACGCTGCCCTGAAAACGCTGGTCTCGCTGAATGTCGACCCGAAGGTCATCAAGGACATCGAACAAGGCAAACCCATCGGTCCCCTCCATGGCGTCATTCGTTCACCCACCGCCGGCATCGTGGTCGATCGACAGATCACGTCGGGGCAGCTTCTGCAGGCCGGCACCACGCCGTGCTTCACGGTGGCTGATATTTCGCAGGTGTGGGTGATGGCACAGGTCGCTGATGCCGATGTGGCATCGGTGAAGCCAGGCGACTCCGCCCAGATCGAGACCGGCGCCGATGCGCAGCCACTGGTTGGCACGGTTTCCCGGATTTCCCCCATGGTTGATCCGAATACACGGTTGGTACCGGTGCGTATCGTCGTGGACAACGCGCAGGGCCTGCTGAAAAAGCAGGCGTATGTCGGCGTGCAGATCCACTCGCGGCAGGAAGCCCATGGGTTGTTGGTGCCGGTGTCGGCGCTGCTACGGGATGACGAGAACCTGCCGTTCGTCTACGTGGTGGATCCCGACGGCAGCTTTGCGCGGCGACGGGTGAGCCTGGGGCACCGCACGGGCGACCAGTTCGACATTCCCACGGGCCTGAAGGCCGGTGAGAAGGTCGTGGTGGATGGCGGCATCTTCGTCCAGTTCATGCAAAACCAATGA
- a CDS encoding DUF6624 domain-containing protein: MVGIVLASLLVASSGSQCNWPSIAAVLEARAEADQAARDVLVRDVHAAGANDIALQIDLQNRQWFRPILKACGWPEARVVGEPAANAAWLIAQHADMDPDFQLFAARLMKSKVLIHQADGELLALLVDRNARMQKQPQTYGMQYRQDDGVIRFLPIEDPAHLDDRRKEIGLVPFACRFRDVQSKNKGEIEWPEGVPRDSAPCTQ; encoded by the coding sequence ATGGTCGGAATCGTTCTTGCGTCGCTGCTCGTTGCGTCAAGCGGGAGTCAGTGCAATTGGCCATCCATTGCGGCGGTGCTTGAAGCAAGGGCGGAGGCGGACCAGGCCGCGCGCGATGTGCTCGTGCGCGATGTTCATGCAGCAGGAGCGAACGATATCGCGCTCCAGATTGACCTGCAGAATCGGCAGTGGTTTCGACCGATTTTGAAGGCCTGCGGCTGGCCAGAGGCAAGGGTGGTCGGCGAACCGGCGGCGAACGCCGCCTGGCTGATCGCGCAGCACGCCGATATGGATCCGGATTTTCAGCTGTTCGCCGCCCGACTGATGAAGTCGAAGGTACTTATCCACCAGGCGGACGGTGAGTTGCTGGCCCTGTTGGTCGACAGAAACGCGCGCATGCAGAAGCAACCCCAGACCTACGGCATGCAGTACCGCCAGGATGACGGTGTCATTCGCTTCTTGCCGATCGAAGATCCTGCCCATCTGGATGACCGCCGGAAAGAAATCGGCCTCGTGCCGTTTGCCTGTCGCTTTCGCGATGTCCAAAGCAAGAACAAGGGTGAGATTGAATGGCCTGAAGGCGTGCCGCGTGACTCTGCTCCGTGTACCCAGTGA
- a CDS encoding oxidoreductase: MNAKTLLITGVSSGFGRALAKEALTRGHRVIGTVRSEQAVREFESLSPGTAWARVLDVTHFDAIDGVVASIEKEHGPVDVLVNNAGYGHEGILEESPLTDMQRQFDVNVFGAVAMMKAVLPSMRRRHRGHILNITSMGGYITMPGIAYYCGSKFALEGISEALGKEVAPLGIVVTAVAPGSFRTDWAGRSMVRTARSIPDYDATFDPIREARQQKSGKQLGDPEKAAQVMLDVIDSPSPPTHLLLGSDALGLVRQKLSDMAAEITQWEAISRSTDG; encoded by the coding sequence ATGAATGCCAAGACCTTGCTGATCACCGGCGTAAGCAGTGGATTCGGCCGAGCGCTGGCCAAAGAGGCCCTGACAAGAGGTCACCGGGTCATTGGAACCGTGCGAAGCGAACAGGCCGTGCGCGAATTCGAAAGCCTGTCCCCCGGTACCGCGTGGGCCCGCGTGCTGGATGTCACCCACTTCGATGCGATTGACGGCGTCGTTGCCAGCATCGAAAAGGAGCACGGGCCAGTGGATGTGCTCGTCAACAACGCCGGATACGGCCATGAGGGCATCCTGGAAGAATCGCCCCTGACCGACATGCAACGACAGTTCGACGTGAATGTGTTCGGCGCCGTCGCCATGATGAAGGCCGTGTTGCCGTCCATGCGACGCCGGCACCGGGGGCACATCCTCAACATCACCTCGATGGGCGGGTACATCACCATGCCCGGCATCGCCTACTACTGTGGCAGCAAGTTTGCCCTTGAGGGAATCTCGGAAGCGCTGGGCAAGGAAGTCGCACCGCTGGGAATCGTCGTTACCGCAGTGGCACCCGGCTCGTTTCGCACGGACTGGGCGGGACGCTCCATGGTGCGGACAGCTCGTTCCATTCCTGACTACGACGCCACGTTTGATCCCATACGCGAGGCACGCCAACAGAAGAGCGGAAAGCAGCTCGGCGATCCCGAAAAGGCGGCACAGGTGATGCTCGACGTGATCGACAGCCCTTCGCCGCCGACACATCTGCTACTTGGCAGCGACGCGCTTGGCCTGGTTCGTCAGAAGTTGTCCGACATGGCTGCCGAGATCACCCAATGGGAAGCGATCTCGCGGTCGACTGACGGTTGA
- a CDS encoding alpha/beta fold hydrolase → MHVKMKLPIRHLMRSTLAVALVAQLGLTGQVHAQSSAKADPWGALKHVHAGVLDVAYAEMGPADGPVVILLHGWPYDIHSYEQVAPALASKGYRVLVPYARGYGDTHFLSASTVRNAEPAALGQDVIDFMDALHVQRAVFGGFDWGARSADIVAALWPERVKALVSVSGYLIGSQAAGKAPLPPKAEYQWWYQFYFATDRGQEGYAKNHRDFAKLIWQLASPKWNFDDATFDRSAAALDNPDHVAITIHNYRWRLGLANGETRYAALEARLAALPKISVPTITMEGDANGAPHPAPEAYAKQFTGKYQFRLINGGIGHNLPQEAPQAFTQAIIDADRL, encoded by the coding sequence ATGCACGTCAAAATGAAGTTGCCGATTCGCCATCTGATGCGCTCGACGCTAGCTGTAGCCCTGGTTGCCCAGCTGGGCCTGACCGGCCAGGTGCATGCGCAGTCCAGCGCAAAGGCCGATCCATGGGGCGCGCTCAAGCACGTCCACGCAGGTGTGCTGGACGTGGCTTACGCCGAGATGGGGCCAGCAGATGGCCCCGTGGTCATCCTGTTGCATGGATGGCCCTATGACATTCACAGCTACGAACAAGTGGCGCCAGCCCTTGCCTCAAAGGGTTACCGGGTGCTCGTGCCCTATGCGCGCGGCTACGGCGACACGCATTTCCTGTCGGCAAGCACCGTGCGCAACGCGGAACCCGCCGCCCTCGGCCAGGACGTGATCGACTTCATGGATGCGCTGCACGTGCAGCGCGCCGTGTTCGGCGGTTTCGACTGGGGCGCACGATCGGCTGACATCGTTGCCGCATTGTGGCCAGAACGCGTGAAAGCGCTGGTCAGCGTGAGCGGCTACCTGATCGGTTCGCAGGCAGCGGGCAAGGCCCCGCTCCCTCCCAAGGCCGAGTACCAGTGGTGGTACCAGTTCTACTTCGCCACCGATCGCGGCCAGGAAGGCTATGCGAAGAACCATCGGGATTTCGCCAAGCTGATCTGGCAGCTCGCCTCGCCCAAATGGAATTTCGACGACGCCACGTTCGATCGCAGCGCAGCAGCGCTCGACAACCCGGATCATGTGGCCATCACCATTCACAACTACCGCTGGCGACTGGGCCTAGCCAATGGCGAGACCCGATACGCGGCGCTGGAAGCGCGTCTGGCCGCACTGCCGAAAATCTCGGTGCCGACCATCACCATGGAGGGCGATGCCAACGGCGCGCCACACCCGGCCCCCGAGGCCTACGCCAAGCAGTTCACCGGCAAGTACCAGTTCCGGCTGATCAATGGTGGCATCGGCCACAACCTTCCGCAGGAAGCACCCCAGGCGTTCACCCAGGCCATCATCGACGCCGACCGGCTTTGA
- a CDS encoding AraC family transcriptional regulator, with translation MRPVARKADRIAALARRLAPHEGYNLTALPGVRILRSDRPLTRTPVLYDPGIVIVCQGRKRGYFGKQVYLYDQQHYLAVAVPVPFTMESDGTPEHPLLAIYMHLDFQLAAELMLQIGRLDAQVESGAAKSMMSSPMDAALHASVLRFLEAMNQPLEAAILGPGLLREIYFRVLTGAQGAALRSALGMQGQFGRIGKALRRIHDAYAEPLQLADLARAAGMSVPSFHSHFKAVTQTSPMQYVKSTRLHQARLLMVRQGMTAEAAGYAVGYASASQFTREFKRTFGRTPVAEARRMRENFAVPPEQAASDYVSSH, from the coding sequence GTGCGGCCTGTAGCCAGAAAAGCCGACCGTATAGCCGCCCTCGCGCGGAGGCTCGCGCCTCACGAGGGCTACAACCTCACTGCGTTGCCGGGCGTGCGCATCCTGCGATCCGATCGCCCCCTGACACGGACACCCGTGCTGTATGACCCCGGTATCGTGATTGTGTGCCAGGGCCGCAAGCGCGGCTATTTCGGCAAGCAGGTCTATCTTTACGATCAGCAGCACTACCTGGCAGTCGCCGTGCCCGTTCCCTTCACGATGGAATCGGATGGCACGCCAGAGCATCCCTTGCTGGCCATCTATATGCATCTGGACTTCCAGCTCGCTGCCGAACTCATGCTCCAGATCGGCCGGCTTGATGCGCAGGTCGAGTCGGGCGCGGCGAAAAGCATGATGTCCAGCCCCATGGATGCGGCACTCCATGCCTCTGTGCTGAGATTCCTGGAGGCGATGAATCAACCGTTGGAGGCGGCGATTCTCGGGCCAGGCTTGCTACGAGAGATCTATTTTCGCGTGCTTACCGGCGCGCAGGGAGCGGCCCTGCGCTCGGCCCTGGGCATGCAAGGCCAGTTCGGGAGAATCGGCAAGGCGCTTCGTCGCATCCATGACGCTTATGCCGAACCGCTTCAACTGGCGGACCTGGCCCGTGCGGCCGGCATGAGCGTTCCCTCGTTTCACAGCCACTTCAAGGCGGTCACCCAGACCTCGCCCATGCAGTATGTGAAATCGACGCGCCTGCATCAGGCACGACTGTTGATGGTGCGACAGGGCATGACGGCGGAGGCTGCCGGATATGCGGTGGGTTATGCCAGTGCGTCGCAGTTCACGCGCGAATTCAAGCGAACCTTCGGGCGGACGCCTGTTGCGGAAGCAAGACGCATGCGGGAGAACTTTGCCGTTCCACCCGAGCAGGCAGCGTCGGACTATGTTTCCTCACACTGA